A genomic region of Candidatus Poribacteria bacterium contains the following coding sequences:
- a CDS encoding type II toxin-antitoxin system RelE/ParE family toxin encodes MQEIQYYRAPDGKNPFTEWLESIRDKSTQNRIDKRLERLEDGNFGDFKSVGDGVFELRLRFGPGYRIYFGRIDNTLVLLLCGGDKASQVRDIERAKTYWREYKEAHP; translated from the coding sequence GTGCAAGAAATACAATATTACCGTGCCCCAGACGGCAAAAATCCTTTCACGGAATGGCTTGAATCTATTCGAGACAAAAGTACACAAAACAGAATTGACAAACGGCTTGAGCGGTTGGAAGATGGAAATTTTGGCGATTTCAAATCTGTTGGAGACGGTGTTTTTGAATTGCGTCTCCGCTTCGGTCCGGGATATCGTATCTATTTTGGCAGAATTGACAATACACTTGTTCTTCTACTTTGTGGTGGAGACAAGGCATCACAAGTGCGGGATATTGAACGCGCAAAAACCTATTGGCGAGAATATAAGGAGGCACACCCATGA
- a CDS encoding type I restriction enzyme HsdR N-terminal domain-containing protein, translated as MTQPDIIQTILKDSNYHLDLFDESEIQALREEILIQTVRGKKTAFIRCPIRRKAIQLKPEELIRQLYAARLLKQYRYSTERVRFEHLVNFGRERKRADIVIVDKDQPDTPYIIVELKKPKLQDGKDQLKSYCNATGAPIAVWTNGQDISHYHRKDPNYFEEIT; from the coding sequence ATGACACAACCTGACATCATTCAAACCATCCTCAAAGACAGCAATTATCACCTTGACTTGTTTGACGAATCCGAAATTCAGGCGTTGCGGGAAGAAATTCTTATCCAAACGGTTAGAGGCAAAAAGACCGCATTTATCCGCTGTCCCATTCGCAGGAAAGCAATTCAACTAAAACCCGAAGAACTCATCCGCCAACTTTACGCCGCACGACTTCTGAAGCAGTACCGCTATTCAACAGAACGCGTGAGATTTGAACATCTCGTGAATTTTGGCAGAGAAAGAAAACGTGCCGATATTGTCATCGTCGATAAGGACCAACCCGATACCCCCTACATCATCGTTGAGTTAAAGAAGCCGAAACTCCAAGACGGTAAGGATCAACTCAAATCCTACTGCAACGCGACCGGTGCGCCCATAGCGGTATGGACAAACGGACAGGATATCTCACACTACCACCGAAAAGATCCGAATTATTTTGAAGAGATTACGTAG
- a CDS encoding DUF1080 domain-containing protein, translated as QHYDNFILSLAYKTEPKVNSGIFVRWADLEDAVQSGLEIQILDTHGKEPTTNHDCGALYDALGPTRNTCKPAGEWNEMIITCDGSIIAVTLNGEEIVRADLDEWDTPHQNPDGSRNKFGIALKDFPRSGHIGIQDHGGKIWCRNIKVKPL; from the coding sequence AACAGCACTACGATAACTTCATATTATCGCTCGCGTACAAAACCGAACCGAAGGTTAACAGCGGGATTTTTGTCCGATGGGCAGACCTTGAGGATGCGGTTCAGAGCGGACTTGAAATCCAAATTTTGGATACCCACGGCAAAGAACCCACCACTAATCACGATTGCGGCGCGCTCTACGATGCCTTGGGACCGACGCGAAACACCTGTAAACCTGCGGGTGAGTGGAATGAGATGATTATCACGTGTGATGGCAGTATCATCGCCGTGACGCTTAATGGTGAAGAGATTGTTCGGGCGGATTTAGACGAATGGGATACACCCCACCAAAACCCTGATGGCAGTCGGAATAAATTCGGTATCGCCCTCAAAGATTTCCCGCGAAGTGGACATATCGGTATCCAGGACCACGGTGGAAAAATCTGGTGTAGGAACATTAAGGTCAAACCGCTATAG